A window from Enterocloster bolteae encodes these proteins:
- a CDS encoding MFS transporter, with product MTEMVLRSKMKRTGQTAAAETDLRADTDVKVSLISKIAYGMGDVGCNFSWMFVGNFLMIFYTDVFGISMGAVAGLMLFSRFWDAVNDPIIGSLTDRTHSRWGRYRPWLLVAAPLTAVVLILTFWAHPGWNSTAKIVYMGITYCILVLGYTCVNIPYGTLCGAMTQNIEERAQINTFRSVAAMIAIGIINIITVPLIETLGAGSDKRGYLLIAVIYGGIFALCHMFCFAKTREVVAIPERKKISLKEQLRAVSRNRPYILALAGQMLFGFTLYGRNADALYYFTYVEGSKAFFTVYSMCIIIPSIIGAACFPMLFHWTNNKGRAASIFAFLTGMSMMGLGMFTAKESPILFYGVSALTQFFFSGFNTAIYAIIPDCVEYGEWKTGLRNDGFQYAFISLGNKMGMALGTSLLAMVLGMCGYVAGGQQNPAVLAVIKHSFTTIPGMFWIITGIVLFFYRLNRRRYNEIMKEMYTGGV from the coding sequence ATGACGGAGATGGTTTTAAGAAGTAAAATGAAACGGACTGGACAGACTGCGGCCGCAGAAACGGATTTGAGAGCAGACACAGACGTTAAGGTCTCTTTGATTAGCAAGATTGCGTATGGAATGGGGGATGTGGGCTGTAACTTCAGCTGGATGTTTGTGGGAAATTTCCTGATGATTTTTTATACCGATGTATTTGGAATCAGTATGGGAGCCGTGGCGGGGCTGATGTTGTTTTCACGTTTTTGGGACGCTGTTAATGACCCCATCATCGGAAGCCTGACCGACAGGACCCATTCCAGATGGGGGAGATACAGGCCCTGGCTTCTTGTGGCGGCGCCCCTGACAGCCGTTGTTCTGATACTGACCTTCTGGGCCCATCCGGGCTGGAACAGTACGGCCAAGATTGTGTACATGGGTATTACATACTGTATTCTGGTTTTGGGATATACCTGCGTCAATATCCCGTACGGGACCCTATGCGGGGCCATGACCCAGAACATAGAGGAGCGTGCGCAGATTAATACCTTCCGGTCTGTGGCAGCCATGATTGCCATTGGAATCATCAATATCATAACGGTGCCGTTGATTGAAACGCTGGGCGCGGGCAGCGATAAAAGGGGATATCTCCTGATAGCCGTGATTTACGGAGGCATCTTTGCATTGTGCCACATGTTCTGTTTCGCAAAGACAAGGGAAGTGGTGGCCATACCTGAGCGGAAGAAGATTTCTCTGAAGGAACAGCTCAGGGCCGTATCCAGGAACCGTCCCTATATCCTGGCGCTGGCAGGACAGATGCTGTTCGGGTTTACGCTGTACGGGAGGAACGCGGATGCACTATACTATTTTACCTATGTGGAGGGCAGCAAGGCGTTCTTTACCGTGTATTCCATGTGCATTATAATCCCATCCATTATCGGAGCAGCCTGCTTCCCCATGCTGTTCCACTGGACCAACAACAAGGGAAGGGCGGCCTCCATTTTCGCATTCCTGACCGGCATGTCTATGATGGGGCTGGGCATGTTTACGGCAAAGGAATCCCCGATTCTGTTTTACGGGGTATCGGCACTGACCCAGTTTTTCTTTTCCGGGTTTAATACAGCCATCTATGCCATTATCCCGGACTGTGTGGAATATGGTGAGTGGAAAACGGGACTGAGGAACGATGGGTTCCAGTATGCGTTTATATCACTTGGCAACAAGATGGGCATGGCTCTTGGCACCTCACTTCTGGCTATGGTTCTGGGTATGTGCGGATATGTGGCCGGCGGACAGCAGAATCCTGCCGTGCTGGCAGTGATTAAGCATTCATTTACCACCATACCGGGTATGTTCTGGATTATTACTGGCATTGTGCTTTTCTTCTACCGTCTGAACCGCAGGCGTTACAATGAAATTATGAAAGAAATGTATACAGGAGGAGTCTGA
- a CDS encoding carbohydrate kinase family protein has protein sequence MENQKKYDVIALGELLIDFTPAGTSAQGNPVLEQNPGGAPCNVLAMLARYGRSTGFIGKIGNDIHGRFLCRAVRESGIGCGGLVMSDEVHTTLAFVSMDESGDRSFSFYRNPGADMALTEDEVNLDMIRCSRIFHFGTLSMTHEGVRKATIRAAACARENGCLISFDPNLRPPLWADMEEARKQMLYGVSLCHILKITDEELRFMTGIEDEKQAVGHLQAVHGIPLILVTAGAFGSTAYWAKEALKAEAFLTDRTIDTTGAGDTFCGCCLNYLLDHPLETLNREGVRDMLTMASAAASIVTTRKGALKSMPEPGEIEEVVRQK, from the coding sequence ATGGAAAATCAGAAGAAATATGACGTTATTGCCCTCGGCGAGCTTTTGATAGATTTTACACCTGCGGGAACCAGCGCCCAGGGCAACCCTGTCCTGGAACAGAATCCGGGAGGCGCTCCGTGCAATGTCCTGGCCATGCTGGCAAGATACGGCAGGAGCACCGGATTCATCGGCAAGATTGGAAACGACATCCATGGAAGGTTTCTTTGCAGGGCTGTCCGGGAATCGGGAATCGGCTGCGGCGGACTTGTGATGTCGGATGAGGTGCACACCACCCTTGCATTTGTCAGCATGGATGAGTCGGGTGACAGGAGTTTTTCTTTTTACCGCAATCCGGGCGCTGATATGGCGCTGACGGAGGACGAGGTGAACCTAGACATGATCCGTTGTTCCAGGATATTCCATTTCGGCACCCTGTCCATGACCCATGAAGGAGTAAGAAAGGCTACCATAAGGGCAGCTGCGTGTGCAAGGGAAAACGGATGCCTGATTTCCTTTGACCCCAATCTGAGGCCGCCCTTATGGGCGGATATGGAGGAGGCCAGAAAACAGATGCTTTACGGCGTGTCCCTGTGCCATATCCTGAAAATCACTGATGAGGAACTGCGTTTCATGACCGGGATAGAGGATGAGAAACAAGCGGTGGGTCATCTGCAGGCTGTTCACGGCATTCCCCTGATCCTTGTGACAGCCGGGGCTTTTGGGAGTACGGCATACTGGGCAAAGGAAGCCCTGAAGGCAGAGGCGTTCCTTACGGACAGGACCATTGATACCACCGGGGCAGGGGATACCTTTTGCGGATGCTGCCTGAATTATCTCCTGGACCATCCGTTGGAAACCCTAAACCGGGAAGGTGTAAGGGATATGCTGACAATGGCTTCAGCCGCAGCCTCCATTGTTACCACCAGGAAAGGGGCGCTTAAGTCCATGCCGGAGCCGGGGGAGATTGAGGAAGTGGTAAGACAAAAGTAA
- a CDS encoding IS1182-like element ISClbo1 family transposase, with amino-acid sequence MLMMTQNADKKREQIQLFCMDDMVPQDHLLRIIDKAIDWSFIYELVEDKYSQDNGRPSMDPVMLIKIPFIQYLYGIKSMRQTVKEIEVNVAYRWFLGLDMLDKVPHFSTFGKNYTRRFKDTDLFEQIFAHILSECYKFKLVDPNEVFVDATHVKARANNKKMQKRIAHDEALFFEDLLKQEINEDREAHGKRPLKEKEDDNNTPSGGAGGKEEKTVKASTSDPESGWFRKGEHKHVFAYAVQTACDKNGWILSYSVHPGNNHDSRTFKSLYDKIKGIGIETLIADAGYKTPGIAKLLIDQGVKPLLPYKRPLTKEGFFKKYEYVYDEYYDCYICPNNQVLTYRTTNREGYREYKSCGSACASCAYLAKCTQSKDHVKTVMRHIWEPYMEMCEEIRQTLGMKELYSQRKETIERIFGSAKENHGFRYTQMFGKARMEMKVGLTFACMNLKKLARMKAKWGAAHFTNFILNAIWLIKENWLWDTKPKTSLSTV; translated from the coding sequence ATGCTTATGATGACACAGAATGCGGATAAAAAAAGAGAACAGATTCAGTTGTTTTGCATGGATGACATGGTTCCACAGGACCATCTGCTGCGGATCATCGACAAAGCAATCGACTGGTCCTTCATTTATGAACTGGTAGAAGATAAATACAGTCAGGACAACGGACGCCCCAGTATGGACCCCGTCATGCTGATCAAGATTCCTTTCATCCAATATCTTTATGGCATTAAAAGCATGCGCCAGACGGTAAAAGAGATTGAGGTAAATGTCGCCTATCGCTGGTTCCTCGGGTTGGATATGCTGGATAAAGTGCCACATTTTTCAACCTTTGGAAAGAACTATACGAGACGCTTTAAAGACACCGACCTGTTTGAACAGATATTCGCGCATATCCTTTCTGAATGCTACAAATTTAAGCTGGTAGACCCTAATGAAGTTTTTGTGGATGCCACCCATGTAAAAGCCAGAGCAAACAATAAAAAGATGCAGAAGCGTATTGCTCATGATGAGGCATTATTTTTTGAAGATCTGCTGAAACAGGAAATCAATGAAGACCGTGAAGCACACGGGAAACGTCCGCTGAAAGAAAAAGAGGATGACAACAATACACCATCCGGTGGAGCCGGCGGCAAAGAAGAAAAGACAGTGAAAGCAAGCACTTCTGATCCGGAAAGCGGATGGTTTCGCAAAGGAGAACATAAACATGTATTTGCTTATGCAGTACAGACCGCATGTGATAAGAATGGATGGATTCTCAGCTATAGCGTTCATCCCGGGAACAATCATGACAGCAGAACCTTCAAGTCTTTATATGACAAGATAAAAGGGATCGGAATAGAGACCCTGATAGCCGATGCAGGATATAAAACTCCCGGTATAGCAAAACTTTTGATCGATCAAGGAGTCAAACCGCTCCTACCATACAAACGCCCCCTGACAAAAGAGGGTTTCTTCAAGAAATACGAGTACGTTTATGATGAGTATTACGACTGCTATATCTGTCCCAACAATCAGGTGCTGACCTATCGAACAACCAACCGTGAGGGATATCGCGAGTACAAAAGCTGTGGAAGTGCCTGTGCAAGCTGTGCCTATCTTGCAAAATGTACCCAAAGCAAAGATCATGTAAAGACGGTTATGCGCCACATATGGGAACCTTACATGGAGATGTGTGAGGAGATCCGCCAAACCCTGGGTATGAAAGAATTATATTCACAAAGGAAAGAAACCATAGAACGAATCTTTGGAAGTGCAAAGGAGAATCATGGTTTTCGATATACACAGATGTTTGGAAAAGCCCGAATGGAAATGAAAGTCGGGCTTACATTTGCCTGCATGAATCTGAAAAAGCTGGCCAGGATGAAAGCGAAATGGGGAGCAGCCCATTTCACAAACTTTATTTTGAACGCAATTTGGTTAATAAAAGAAAACTGGCTTTGGGATACAAAGCCCAAAACCAGTTTGTCTACAGTCTGA
- a CDS encoding GntP family permease: protein MSGTLLVVNLIVAIALMIALILIPKLNPAISLVIASIYMGVSCGLGFVTSIDTIASGFGNMMASIGLPIGFGVILGQLMSDTGAAKVIAKTIVHSVPNKFVLYAVAIAGFILAIPVFFDVTFIILIPIGIAVAKEVNKPLAYVVGALTIGDGIAQTLVPPTPNPLAAADLLHFNLGTMVIMGLIIGAIATVVSVFIYTKIHDTGFFKPEKDMNPNAELFSEEKELESDKQPSFLVSFLPILIPVVCILTGTGADAIYDETPMVAQFLGNKIIAILLGTLCSYLIGYKYLGRDKVEASAGEALKQAGIVLLITGAGGSFGSIISATDIGNALVTTLSINSGSVIKVLFLAYFIGCIFRIAQGSGTVAGITAMTIMATIAPSVSIHPIYIALAALAGGISVGHVNDSGFWVVSNLSGFTVTGGLKTYTVAQIIMSISIMILTLLFALVLPGAIG from the coding sequence ATGTCAGGTACATTACTTGTCGTTAACTTAATCGTTGCAATCGCTCTGATGATTGCTCTTATACTTATACCCAAACTGAATCCCGCTATCAGCTTAGTCATTGCCAGTATCTATATGGGCGTATCCTGCGGATTGGGTTTTGTCACATCCATTGACACGATTGCCTCTGGTTTTGGCAATATGATGGCCAGCATAGGACTGCCTATCGGCTTTGGAGTGATTCTGGGACAGCTCATGAGCGATACCGGAGCTGCTAAGGTAATTGCAAAAACCATTGTACATTCTGTTCCCAATAAATTTGTACTGTATGCCGTGGCAATAGCCGGATTCATACTGGCTATTCCCGTATTCTTCGATGTAACCTTTATCATACTGATCCCCATTGGCATTGCAGTTGCCAAAGAGGTAAACAAACCTCTGGCCTATGTAGTAGGAGCTCTGACCATCGGAGACGGCATTGCGCAGACTCTGGTGCCTCCTACCCCCAACCCTCTGGCTGCAGCGGATCTGCTGCATTTCAATCTGGGAACCATGGTAATCATGGGCCTGATTATCGGAGCTATCGCAACGGTTGTTTCCGTATTTATCTATACAAAAATACATGATACCGGCTTTTTTAAACCTGAAAAGGATATGAACCCCAACGCGGAACTGTTCAGCGAAGAAAAAGAATTGGAATCAGATAAGCAGCCCTCTTTCCTGGTATCCTTTCTTCCCATACTGATTCCTGTTGTATGTATCCTGACAGGCACAGGGGCTGACGCCATCTATGACGAGACACCTATGGTAGCCCAATTCCTCGGCAATAAGATCATTGCTATCCTGTTGGGAACACTCTGTTCCTATCTGATTGGTTACAAGTATCTGGGACGGGACAAGGTTGAGGCCTCCGCAGGAGAGGCATTAAAGCAAGCCGGTATTGTTCTGCTCATAACTGGAGCCGGAGGTTCATTTGGTTCCATCATCTCAGCCACTGACATCGGAAATGCCCTGGTCACAACATTGAGCATCAATAGCGGTTCCGTAATAAAGGTATTGTTCCTGGCTTATTTTATCGGCTGCATATTCCGTATTGCCCAAGGTTCCGGTACAGTAGCCGGTATTACCGCCATGACAATCATGGCGACCATTGCTCCCAGCGTGTCCATCCACCCTATCTATATCGCACTGGCCGCACTGGCGGGAGGAATCAGTGTGGGACATGTCAATGACAGCGGTTTCTGGGTCGTAAGTAATTTATCGGGATTTACCGTAACCGGCGGTTTGAAAACTTACACTGTAGCACAAATCATCATGTCTATCTCCATTATGATATTAACCCTTTTATTTGCACTGGTACTTCCAGGTGCAATTGGGTAA
- a CDS encoding lactate racemase domain-containing protein, with translation MALETKKEGNIITELASSVRLPKMVKVKQLLDHSHIDVNEIPGIVRSELDREELRARIKPGASVAITCGSRGVANIAVIIRAIVDFVKECGGSPFIFPAMGSHGGATAQGQREILASYHVTEDTMGCPIKATMEVVQVGETPDGMPVYVDRYAYEADAIILCGRVKAHTAFRGPYESGIMKMAVIGLGKQKGAETVHRNGFCELGTMLPVIGRVVLEHAPVIGALALVENAFDQTCIIKGMLKEEIYEEEPKLLIASKQRLGKIYFDNIDVLVVDRIGKDISGDGMDPNITGRFAVPYINEGIKVQHIAVLDLTDETHGNCNGLGLADVTTKRLVDKIDVDCTYPNVVTSTVLCTPKIPLFTHSDKTCIQIALRTCNYIDREHPRVVRIKDTMNLEEIYISESMLKEAEESNHVIVSGPPKDWVFNEEGNLW, from the coding sequence ATGGCATTAGAGACTAAAAAAGAAGGAAATATAATAACAGAACTGGCTTCCAGTGTAAGACTTCCAAAAATGGTAAAAGTCAAACAGCTTCTGGACCATAGCCATATTGATGTTAATGAGATTCCGGGAATTGTACGCAGTGAACTTGATCGTGAGGAACTGAGGGCCCGAATCAAACCCGGCGCAAGTGTTGCCATAACCTGCGGAAGCCGCGGAGTTGCCAATATAGCAGTAATCATCCGGGCCATTGTGGATTTTGTCAAGGAATGCGGCGGAAGTCCCTTCATATTCCCGGCTATGGGAAGTCATGGAGGAGCCACTGCCCAGGGGCAGCGTGAAATACTGGCCAGTTACCATGTTACAGAGGACACTATGGGATGCCCTATCAAGGCTACCATGGAAGTGGTTCAGGTTGGCGAGACACCTGACGGTATGCCGGTCTATGTAGACCGATACGCATATGAGGCTGACGCTATCATACTATGCGGACGTGTAAAAGCCCATACGGCCTTCAGGGGTCCCTACGAGAGCGGCATCATGAAGATGGCTGTTATTGGTCTTGGGAAACAAAAAGGAGCTGAGACAGTCCATCGCAACGGCTTCTGCGAACTTGGGACCATGCTTCCTGTCATTGGAAGGGTCGTTTTGGAACATGCGCCTGTAATTGGAGCTCTGGCTTTGGTGGAGAATGCCTTTGACCAGACCTGTATCATCAAAGGTATGCTGAAGGAAGAGATATATGAAGAGGAGCCCAAACTGCTAATTGCCTCCAAACAGAGGCTGGGAAAGATTTATTTTGACAACATCGACGTTCTGGTGGTGGACCGGATTGGCAAAGATATCAGCGGAGATGGCATGGACCCCAACATAACAGGACGGTTTGCTGTTCCTTATATTAACGAGGGCATTAAAGTCCAGCACATTGCGGTTCTGGATCTGACAGATGAGACACATGGAAACTGCAACGGACTGGGGCTTGCAGACGTAACAACCAAACGGCTGGTGGATAAAATTGATGTGGACTGTACATATCCAAATGTGGTGACATCCACAGTGCTCTGCACACCTAAAATACCGCTGTTTACCCATTCTGACAAAACATGTATACAGATTGCCCTGCGCACCTGCAATTATATTGACCGCGAACATCCGAGAGTGGTGAGAATAAAAGATACGATGAACTTAGAGGAGATTTACATATCTGAGTCCATGTTAAAGGAAGCGGAAGAATCAAACCATGTAATCGTATCCGGCCCGCCGAAAGACTGGGTTTTTAACGAAGAGGGAAATCTTTGGTAA
- a CDS encoding UxaA family hydrolase, which produces MERKLIKIEEHDNVAVAVESIKRGQTVIAGQTEVTAQEDIPFGHKIALRDIEAEEAVIKYGYAIGHASCPIKKGSWVHSHNLATNLKGMLTYTYEPDIPRPANVSGISRTFRGYVRKDGNVGIRNEIWIIPTVSCVNTTVRMLADMAAREYGELCDGIYAYPHNAGCSQLGDDFETTQKILASIVHHPNAGGVLLVSLGCENNDLEHFLPVLGEIDESRVKMMVTQDVEGDELEYGMELIRELAQELSQDQREDVPVSKLKIAFKCGGSDAFSGVTANPLCGRIADCITALDGSAVLTEVPEMFGAETILMNRSDSDKTFHQVVELINGFKQYYLDYGQPVYENPSPGNKRGGITTLEEKSLGCIQKGGKAMVTGTLQYGERCIKPGLNLMTGPGNDSVSITDLLSCGAQILFFTTGRGNPLGAAIPTIKIASNNVLYERKERWIDYNAGAILDGKTFDDAAHELWDLMIQTASGEHTKNEIYGYREIMIFKNGVLL; this is translated from the coding sequence ATGGAGAGAAAACTCATAAAAATCGAGGAACATGACAATGTTGCTGTGGCTGTAGAGTCCATAAAAAGGGGACAGACCGTTATAGCCGGCCAGACTGAGGTTACCGCCCAGGAGGACATCCCCTTCGGACACAAAATCGCTCTCAGAGATATAGAAGCAGAGGAAGCGGTTATTAAATACGGATATGCCATCGGACATGCCTCCTGTCCCATCAAAAAGGGCTCATGGGTACACAGTCATAACCTTGCAACTAACCTGAAAGGCATGCTCACCTACACATATGAGCCTGATATCCCCCGCCCGGCCAATGTTTCCGGTATTTCACGTACATTTCGCGGATACGTCCGCAAGGATGGAAACGTGGGTATACGAAACGAGATTTGGATCATCCCCACTGTATCATGCGTCAATACAACGGTACGGATGCTGGCCGACATGGCGGCCAGGGAATACGGGGAACTCTGTGACGGCATTTATGCCTATCCCCACAATGCAGGGTGTTCCCAGCTCGGTGATGATTTTGAAACAACACAAAAAATCCTGGCCAGCATTGTCCATCATCCCAATGCAGGAGGCGTACTGTTGGTAAGCTTGGGATGCGAAAATAATGATTTAGAACATTTTCTTCCTGTTTTAGGAGAAATTGATGAGAGCCGTGTTAAAATGATGGTGACTCAGGATGTGGAAGGGGACGAACTTGAGTATGGTATGGAGCTGATTCGTGAGCTTGCCCAGGAACTAAGCCAGGACCAACGCGAGGATGTACCTGTGAGCAAACTAAAAATCGCTTTTAAATGCGGCGGTTCCGACGCGTTCTCAGGAGTAACAGCCAATCCCCTCTGCGGACGCATTGCCGACTGCATTACCGCATTGGACGGAAGCGCTGTCCTGACCGAGGTTCCTGAGATGTTTGGCGCTGAGACCATTCTGATGAACCGCTCCGACTCAGACAAAACATTTCATCAGGTAGTGGAACTAATCAATGGATTCAAACAATATTATCTGGATTACGGCCAGCCTGTTTATGAGAATCCTTCTCCCGGGAATAAAAGGGGCGGTATTACCACGCTGGAAGAAAAATCCCTGGGCTGTATACAAAAAGGCGGCAAGGCCATGGTGACAGGCACTCTGCAATATGGGGAGCGTTGTATAAAACCAGGTCTGAACCTTATGACCGGTCCCGGAAATGACAGTGTATCCATAACGGACCTGCTCTCCTGCGGAGCCCAAATCCTGTTCTTCACCACCGGCAGGGGCAATCCCTTGGGCGCAGCTATTCCTACCATAAAAATAGCCTCCAACAATGTTCTTTATGAGCGCAAGGAGAGGTGGATAGATTACAACGCCGGAGCCATACTGGACGGAAAAACGTTTGACGATGCAGCCCATGAGCTTTGGGACCTGATGATACAAACGGCATCCGGTGAACATACAAAAAATGAAATCTACGGATACAGAGAAATCATGATTTTCAAAAACGGTGTACTGCTTTAA